The Parvularculales bacterium region AAAATCCCCACAGGTCCAGCGCCAAGGATAATAACATCTGTCGTTGTAGGTTTTTTTGCATCCATGCTCATGATCCTCTACAAACATTATTACACATTATTAGTGTTAATTATACTATTTCCCACTTTCAAACTGTTTATACAGCGAAAACCTTCTCACTTCAAGACTCCTTTGGATACCTCTCACCTTACACCCCAGAGATAGGTGTTTACGTGGCCTATCCATGCCATACTCACAGGCAAATAGAGGAGTATATACACCATGGTCGCCTCCATTCCTTTCGTGCGTGACATTAACTTTGAATATGGCCGATGCGATAGGCTATCACCTCTCATTCGACGAGTGATTGCCAACAATCCCGGCCCGTTTACCTATACAGGAACCGGCACTTATATTATTGGCGAGGGAGAGGTTGCCGTCATTGACCCGGGCCCGCTTCTTGATGAACACATTGACGCTATTATGGCTGCCCTCGGCCCTAACGAGCGCATCACGCATATTCCTATCACTCATACCCATAGCGACCACTCTCCGGCGGCAGCGCCCCTTAAAGAGCGCACCAGTGCTTTGACCTGTGGATTCGGTGCCCATGGTCAAAAGCGTAGCAGCGATGAAACTGTGAGCACTCACGAAGAAGGGATTGATGGGGAGTTTACACCTGACGTGATTATGCAGGATGGCGATAGCATAAGTGGTGCGGGTTGGACGTTAGAAGCTGTCCACACACCAGGTCATACATCCAATCATTTGTGCTTTGCCCTGCGTGAAGAAAAGGCTCTGTTTTCAGGAGATCATGTTATGGGCTGGTCAACAAGCGTCATTGGCCCGCCAGATGGCAATATGCAGCACTATATGGCCTCGCTTCAGCGCTTGCTGTTACGTGATGATGTTATTTTCTGGCCCACTCACGGCCCGCCCATCACCGACCCAAAAAACTTTGTGCAAGCATTTATTGCTCATCGTGAAGAGCGTGAAGCTCAAATCATGGCGCGCCTTGAGGCAGGCGATAATCTCATCACCGATATTGTAGCTGCCCTCTATCAGCACGTAGACAAACGCCTCCATGGCGCTGCCGCCTATTCGGTTCTAGCCCACATGGAACATTTGGTAGCCAAGCAACAAGTGTTATGTGAAGACACGCGCCTCGGCCTTAAAAGCCACTACCGGTTGCCTTAAGGGGCACACACACCGCACTGCTTTCTTCGCTAACCTCCCACAACCCCATCTCGTGCCATAGTGATGCCAGAGCATTTACCAGATGTTCCATCAGTCCATCATTATGGAGAGGCGAGGGCGTTAAACGAATACGTTCTGTGCCCCTTGGCACTGTTGGATAATTGATAGGCTGCACATAAATGCCATGGTTCATCATCAACCTATCGCAGATAAGTCGGGTACGTTCAGGACAACCCACAATAACCGGCACGATATGAGTATCCCCCCTCATAAAGGGTATTCCCTCCTCGTGGAGCATCTCTTTTAAGCGCTCTGCCCGCTCCTGATTCTGAAGACGTAACCCATGGTTCTCACGCACATAGCGCACACTGGCCAGAGCCGCACCGGCAACCGAAGGTGGCAGAGATGTTGTGAAAATAAACTCCGGCGCATAGCCGCGTATAGCATCTACCAAAACCTCTGATGCGGTAATATATCCCCCCATGCAGCCAAACGCCTTGGCTAACGTGCCTTCAATAACATCAAAACGGTGCGCCACCCCATCCCGCTCTGAAACCCCGCCACCACGCTCTCCATAAAGGCCAACCGCATGAACTTCGTCTAAGTATGTCATGGCTCCATATCTGTCAGCCAAGTCACAAATATGCGGCAAGGGCGATATATCCCCATCCATAGAATAAACCGACTCGCAGACAATCAACTTTGCCCGCTCCGGCGGTACTCGCATCAAAAGATGCTCCAACGCCCCCATATCACGATGGGGATAGATGTGTTTTTCCACACCTGAACGACGAATGCCATCAATCATAGAAGCGTGATTCAATTCATCAGAAAAGACAACACAATCCGGCAACAGTTTGGCTATCACAGACAAGCTAGCCACATTCGAAACATAGCCCGACGTAAAAACCAACGCCGCTGCTTTGTCATGTAAAGACGCTAATTCTTGCTCCAATTCTACAATCATATGATGAGTACCGGAAATGTTGCGGGTGCCACCGGAGCCTACCCCCATGCACTGCACTGCTGTACAGGCGGCGTCCATGATGATTGGATTTTGTCCCTGTCCCAGATAATCGTTGGAGCACCAGACTACGACTTTGTCCGGACCGGCCCCATGATTACGGGCACGAGGGAAATCTCCCGCTATACGTTCAATATGGGCAAAGGTACGATAGCGGCGTTCATTATGCAGATCGTCAACAGCATTCTGAAATGATTGCTGATAGTGACTGGACTTCATCGGAGACGTTTCCTTTCTATTGGAGCTTTAATCTATGAGATTGGATAACCGGTTTCTATTGTCCTACGTCCCTAAACGCATGGTGAGAGCCGCAAAGATGTCCCGAATACGCCTCGCATTAGTTCCTAAATCACTTTCCCCCTGACGGGAGGCAGAACGGATGTCAACAATGGCTTCGCCATTGTCTCCTTCTCGCACCCGCACCACAACATCATCCTTAAACCCCATAATCGG contains the following coding sequences:
- a CDS encoding MBL fold metallo-hydrolase, which codes for MVASIPFVRDINFEYGRCDRLSPLIRRVIANNPGPFTYTGTGTYIIGEGEVAVIDPGPLLDEHIDAIMAALGPNERITHIPITHTHSDHSPAAAPLKERTSALTCGFGAHGQKRSSDETVSTHEEGIDGEFTPDVIMQDGDSISGAGWTLEAVHTPGHTSNHLCFALREEKALFSGDHVMGWSTSVIGPPDGNMQHYMASLQRLLLRDDVIFWPTHGPPITDPKNFVQAFIAHREEREAQIMARLEAGDNLITDIVAALYQHVDKRLHGAAAYSVLAHMEHLVAKQQVLCEDTRLGLKSHYRLP
- the hemA gene encoding 5-aminolevulinate synthase — protein: MKSSHYQQSFQNAVDDLHNERRYRTFAHIERIAGDFPRARNHGAGPDKVVVWCSNDYLGQGQNPIIMDAACTAVQCMGVGSGGTRNISGTHHMIVELEQELASLHDKAAALVFTSGYVSNVASLSVIAKLLPDCVVFSDELNHASMIDGIRRSGVEKHIYPHRDMGALEHLLMRVPPERAKLIVCESVYSMDGDISPLPHICDLADRYGAMTYLDEVHAVGLYGERGGGVSERDGVAHRFDVIEGTLAKAFGCMGGYITASEVLVDAIRGYAPEFIFTTSLPPSVAGAALASVRYVRENHGLRLQNQERAERLKEMLHEEGIPFMRGDTHIVPVIVGCPERTRLICDRLMMNHGIYVQPINYPTVPRGTERIRLTPSPLHNDGLMEHLVNALASLWHEMGLWEVSEESSAVCVPLKATGSGF